The Desulfonatronum sp. SC1 genome window below encodes:
- a CDS encoding Fic family protein, which produces MKAAHLLYFVIKDHPFSDGNKGIGSFLFLLYLHQEDMAARIGDAGLTALALLVAESLLVNKDLLVRLVVNLLMES; this is translated from the coding sequence ATCAAGGCCGCCCATCTGCTGTACTTCGTGATCAAGGACCACCCCTTCTCCGACGGCAACAAGGGCATCGGCTCCTTCCTCTTCCTGCTCTACCTGCACCAGGAAGACATGGCCGCGCGAATCGGCGACGCGGGCCTGACCGCCCTGGCCCTGCTGGTGGCCGAAAGCCTGCTCGTGAACAAGGATCTGCTGGTTCGTCTGGTCGTCAACCTGCTGATGGAATCCTGA
- a CDS encoding AraC family transcriptional regulator — MPRANSRNPASALQVRFWRDPDLPGVEVRFSSYNEEAFRKHTHDAYSVGLIETGRTTFFLEGDVHSASAGQMALIPPGAVHACNPDFDSEMAYRMFYVDGSWLTEAAEEVLGTGTPLPVFRTPVVDDPELFAAWRDLHLTITRGADKLEKQSRLVQCLSSLVAGHAVPGQTRAPGKAAGVVHAIHAHLAARLEENVTLDDLSALTGLSRFHLLRTYQEEVGLPPHAHQNQLRVDRSKALLANGMSISRVAAETGFVDQSHFTRVFKQFTGATPRQYQSVGR, encoded by the coding sequence ATGCCCCGCGCCAACTCTCGTAATCCTGCATCCGCCCTTCAGGTCAGGTTCTGGCGGGACCCGGATCTGCCGGGTGTCGAGGTGCGCTTCTCCAGCTACAATGAAGAGGCGTTTCGCAAACACACGCATGACGCCTACTCCGTCGGACTCATTGAAACGGGCCGCACCACGTTCTTCCTGGAAGGGGACGTGCATTCCGCCTCCGCCGGGCAGATGGCGCTCATCCCTCCGGGAGCTGTGCATGCCTGCAATCCTGATTTCGATTCCGAAATGGCCTACCGGATGTTCTACGTGGACGGAAGCTGGCTGACGGAGGCGGCGGAGGAGGTCCTCGGGACCGGAACCCCGTTGCCGGTCTTCAGGACTCCGGTCGTGGACGACCCGGAACTGTTCGCGGCTTGGCGCGACCTGCACCTGACCATCACCCGCGGCGCGGACAAGCTGGAGAAGCAGTCGCGGCTCGTCCAGTGTCTGTCCAGCCTGGTTGCCGGCCATGCCGTGCCCGGGCAGACCAGGGCGCCGGGGAAGGCGGCCGGGGTCGTGCATGCCATCCATGCCCATCTTGCCGCCCGTTTGGAGGAAAACGTCACACTGGACGATCTTTCCGCGCTCACCGGCCTCAGCCGTTTCCATCTGCTGCGCACCTATCAGGAGGAAGTGGGCCTTCCGCCCCATGCCCACCAGAACCAGCTCCGGGTAGACCGGAGCAAGGCGCTGTTGGCGAACGGAATGTCCATCAGCCGCGTGGCGGCCGAGACCGGGTTCGTGGACCAGAGTCACTTCACCCGCGTCTTCAAGCAGTTTACCGGGGCCACGCCGCGACAGTATCAGTCCGTCGGCCGCTGA